One Panicum virgatum strain AP13 chromosome 3N, P.virgatum_v5, whole genome shotgun sequence DNA segment encodes these proteins:
- the LOC120666433 gene encoding receptor-like protein 9DC3: MTTRSDNGTLVMENQYYHGQPYVFTTTTTYKGNYITISKILRTLVLIDISDNGFYGTIPEAIGDLVLLHGLNMSRNALGGSIPAQFGNLKNLESLDLSSNEIYGEIPQELASLNFLSTLNLSYNMLFGRIPESSQFSTFSNSSFLGNTGLCGYPMPNQCRNDTQTSMTYANSEKNPTDVLLFIFTALGFGICFSITVIVECGRKS; the protein is encoded by the coding sequence ATGACGACTAGGTCTGATAACGGGACATTAGTTATGGAAAATCAATATTACCATGGGCAACCATATGTGTTTACAACTACAACAACATACAAAGGGAATTACATAACCATCTCTAAGATATTGAGGACCCTTGTGCTTATTGATATCTCAGATAATGGATTCTATGGTACCATCCCTGAGGCCATTGGGGACCTTGTGCTGCTTCATGGGCTCAACATGTCTCGTAATGCTCTTGGAGGGTCAATTCCAGCTCAATTTGGCAACCTGAAGAACCTTGAGTCATTGGACCTCTCCTCAAACGAGATTTATGGGGAAATTCCCCAGGAGCTAGCATCGTTAAACTTCCTATCAACATTGAATTTGTCCTACAACATGTTGTTTGGACGAATACCAGAGTCCTCTCAGTTCTCCACATTTTCCAATAGCTCTTTTCTAGGGAATACGGGTTTGTGCGGATATCCAATGCCCAATCAATGCAGAAATGACACACAAACAAGCATGACATATGCTAATTCAGAGAAAAATCCTACAGATGTACTGCTTTTTATCTTCACTGCTTTGGGATTTGGTATCTGCTTTTCAATTACAGTCATAGTGGAATGTGGGAGAAAAAGTTGA
- the LOC120666432 gene encoding receptor-like protein 7 has product MLFILLQIHTICTLAVIASSSNSPVPCLEEQASSLLQLKLSFNTTGGDSTTFQSWIAGTDCCSWEGVSCGGSDGRVTNLDLGGRGLQAAAGLDPALFSLTSPKLLNLSGNDFNMSQLPAVGFEQLTHLTHLDLSDTNFAGPVPSGIGGRHHPSLVYLDLSTSFYVVEFDTENTAIYFDYDSPSIWQLSVPNLASLLANLTNLEELRLGLVDLSSNGAGWCNDLARFNPKLQVISLPYCSLPGQMCESFSTLRSLRVIELHYNHISGSVPEFLAWLPNLTVLQLSVNKFQGQFPPIIFQHKMFQTIDLSENLGVSGVLPTTFSQGSSLENLLLKGTNFSGAIPSSISSLKSLKKLGLGASGFSGILPSSIGELKSLEFLEVSGLQLVGSMPLWISNLTSLTVLRFVNCGLSGPLPSWIGNLKELTKLKLYSCNFSGKIPPQISNLTHLESLLLQSNAFVGKVQLSSFSTMPNLTVLNLSNNQLEVVDGENSSSLKSFPKIEFLRLSSCRVSSFPKILRHLDTIQGLDLSYNQIQGAIPGWAWETWKGLDLILFNLSHNEFTSLGSDPLLPVLIEYFDLSFNNFTGPVPIPRDGSVTLDYSSNQFSSIPLDYSTYLGNTRFLKASINNLYGNISTLICGTISILELIDLSYNNLNGPIPSCLIKDASPLQVLNLRENNFVGEFPDNINKDCALEVLILSGNWIDGKIPRSLVACRNLEILDIGSNQISDSFPCWMSTLPNLQVLVLKSNKFTGNLLNPPYNSEDGNKCEITEL; this is encoded by the coding sequence ATGCTGTTCATTCTCCTGCAGATCCACACCATATGCACGCTTGCTGTGATTGCAAGCAGCAGCAACTCGCCGGTTCCCTGTCTCGAGGAGCAGGCTTCATCGCTCCTCCAGCTGAAGCTCTCCTTCAACACAACTGGCGGTGACTCCACCACCTTCCAGTCATGGATCGCCGGCACGGACTGCTGCAGCTGGGAAGGCGTCAGTTGCGGCGGCTCAGATGGGCGTGTCACCAATCTCGACTTGGGTGGCCGCGGCctgcaagccgccgccggcctcgaccCAGCGCTGTTCAGCTTGACCTCGCCCAAGCTCCTCAACCTCTCCGGCAACGACTTCAACATGTCGCAGCTCCCAGCCGTGGGCTTCGAGCAGCTCACCCATCTCACCCACCTTGACCTCTCCGACACCAACTTCGCCGGTCCTGTCCCATCCGGCATCGGGGGGCGCCACCACCCAAGCCTCGTCTATCTTGACCTCTCCACAAGCTTCTACGTGGTTGAGTTCGACACTGAGAACACAGCCATATACTTCGACTACGATTCGCCATCCATCTGGCAGCTCTCGGTGCCAAACTTGGCATCTTTGCTTGCGAACCTCACAAATCTGGAGGAGCTCCGTCTGGGCTTGGTGGATCTATCATCCAACGGTGCCGGATGGTGCAACGACCTCGCCAGATTCAACCCTAAGCTTCAGGTCATAAGTTTGCCTTACTGCTCGCTGCCAGGTCAGATGTGTGAGTCATTCTCAACCCTGAGATCACTCAGGGTGATCGAGCTTCATTACAATCACATATCTGGCTCAGTGCCAGAGTTCTTGGCTTGGTTACCTAACCTGACAGTTCTTCAGCTTTCAGTAAATAAGTTCCAAGGCCAGTTCCCTCCCATCATTTTCCAACACAAGATGTTTCAAACAATTGACCTCTCTGAGAATCTTGGGGTCTCTGGTGTTCTACCAACGACTTTCTCACAGGGCAGCAGCCTGGAGAATCTGCTTCTCAAAGGCACAAACTTCTCAGGTGCAATACCAAGCTCCATAAGCAGCCTCAAGTCTCTGAAGAAGTTGGGTCTTGGTGCAAGTGGATTTTCTGGAATACTGCCCTCCTCAATAGGTGAGCTTAAATCCTTGGAGTTTTTGGAGGTGTCTGGGTTACAGCTAGTAGGATCCATGCCATTGTGGATCTCAAACCTGACCTCTCTCACTGTTCTCCGGTTCGTTAACTGTGGATTATCTGGACCATTACCTTCTTGGATAGGAAATTTAAAAGAATTGACAAAATTAAAACTGTACAGCTGCAACTTTTCTGGGAAGATACCTCCACAGATCTCAAATTTGACCCACTTAGAATCCCTCTTGCTCCAGTCAAACGCTTTTGTAGGTAAAGTGCAGCTATCCTCATTCTCAACAATGCCAAATCTAACCGTCCTGAATCTTTCAAACAATCAACTGGAGGTGGTGGATGGAGAAAATAGTTCGTCCCTAAAATCGTTCCCCAAAATTGAATTCTTACGACTATCATCTTGCAGAGTGTCTAGCTTCCCCAAAATCCTGAGACATCTCGATACGATCCAAGGTCTTGACCTTTCATATAACCAAATCCAGGGGGCAATACCTGGTTGGGCATGGGAGACTTGGAAAGGCTTGGACCTTATACTTTTCAACTTATCACATAATGAGTTTACTAGCCTTGGTTCCGACCCTTTGCTTCCTGTCCTCATAGAATACTTTGATCTTAGTTTCAACAATTTCACAGGACCAGTACCTATTCCCCGAGATGGAAGTGTCACGCTTGATTACTCGAGCAACCAGTTCTCATCCATCCCTCTTGATTACTCAACTTACCTTGGTAACACTCGCTTTCTAAAGGCCTCCATAAACAACCTATATGGAAACATTTCAACATTGATCTGTGGCACAATTAGTATTCTAGAGCTCATTGATCTCTCTTATAATAACTTAAATGGTCCAATCCCATCTTGTTTAATAAAGGATGCCAGCCCACTGCAAGTATTGAATCTAAGGGAAAATAATTTTGTTGGAGAGTTTCCTGATAACATTAACAAAGACTGTGCACTTGAGGTGTTAATACTCAGTGGAAATTGGATTGACGGGAAAATACCAAGATCGCTAGTTGCTTGCAGGAACCTAGAGATTCTTGACATCGGAAGTAATCAGATTAGTGATTCCTTCCCATGTTGGATGAGTACACTTCCAAATCTTCAAGTTCTTGTCCTCAAATCCAATAAGTTCACCGGAAACCTGCTGAATCCACCATACAACTCAGAAGATGGAAACAAATGTGAAATTACAGAACTATGA
- the LOC120666434 gene encoding uncharacterized protein LOC120666434 — protein sequence MGAAGMATAAGNAVLVYLVLSGRLCGDAAGDGRREDQLISSAVSAAAEAARRRKEEARERRRRRKEQARERAGRPWPERAPDGWGEAAAVAARTVRFTWAETLGKWALGEVAFGIKYYMRQQGNLQHEYAGNDSVLLDGPEVRQELISLLGYLKLCMYFSKKPYKVFLEFGGYDQNDVLIKKSKARLLKPAFTVVRDRSSKCFLLFIRGAISVKERLTAATGAEVPFHHVLVQEGHVYNVVLGYAHCGMVAAARWIAKRAIPCLSKAVEQFPNYEVKIIGHSMGAGIATILTYILRENEKLSSSTCIAFGPAACMTWDLAESGKDFVTTIVNRNDVVPSLGIASAAKLRTEVMASSWAHDLRKQIQQTRFLGFVNRSVSFIRSHVPFVSDPRSKVVDVDMLQSQTSEAGSKSSADTHAVVKKRPGLVCWSCVAAQKQTIESSKQTQDLENQIDTTVKTVKVTDEAAAELVAINLHELNLQESDEDDAGREEKESALKETDEEEAMELLETLTDEKQELSPSTSAQEPQQLYPPGRILHMVGLQAAAEATTSEQGAQEEVLALYETPRHLYSKIRLARSMIREHYMPKYIKTMEQLIEKLPEEDIDDQLDSL from the exons atgggcgcggcggggatggcgacggcggcggggaacgCGGTGCTGGTGTACCTCGTCCTGTCGGGCCGGCTCTGCGGGGACGCCGCGGGCGACGGCCGCCGGGAGGACCAGCTGATATCGTCGGccgtgtcggcggcggcggaggcggcgcggaggcggaagGAGGAGGCCCGGGagaggcggcgtcggcggaAGGAGCAGGCGCGGGAGCGGGCGGGGCGGCCGTGGCCCGAGCGCGCCCCGGACGGGTggggcgaggccgccgccgtcgcggcgcgCACCGTGCGGTTCACCTGGGCGGAGACGCTCGGCAAGTGGGCCCTCGGGGAGGTCGCCTTCGGGATCAAGTACTACATGCGGCAGCAG GGTAATCTGCAGCATGAGTATGCTGGAAATGATTCTGTACTACTGGATGGGCCTGAGGTAAGGCAGGAGCTGATTTCACTACTCGGATACCTGAAGCTATGCATGTATTTCTCGAAGAAGCCATACAAGGTGTTTTTGGAGTTTGGCGGATATGACCAGAACGATGTTCTTATAAAGAAATCTAAGGCGAGG CTCTTGAAGCCTGCTTTCACAGTTGTTCGCGACAGAAGTAGCAAATGCTTTCTCCTTTTCATTCGGGGGGCTATCAGTGTTAAGGAGCGGCTGACAGCGGCAACTGGTGCAGAGGTTCCATTTCATCATGTACTGGTCCAAGAAGGTCATGTCTACAACGTAGTGTTGGGGTATGCCCATTGTGGAATGGTTGCAGCAGCTCGATGGATTGCAAAACGAGCCATTCCTTGCCTAAGTAAAGCAGTCGAGCAATTCCCAAACTACGAGGTCAAG aTCATTGGACATTCAATGGGAGCTGGGATTGCAACAATACTAACATACATCCTACGTGAGAATGAAAAGCTGTCATCATCCACTTGTATTGCATTTGGGCCAG CTGCTTGCATGACGTGGGACTTGGCTGAGTCGGGTAAAGACTTTGTTACCACCATTGTTAACAGAAATGACGTAGTGCCATCTTTGGGCATAGCTTCTGCTGCTAAGCTTCGTACAGAG GTTATGGCATCCTCTTGGGCACACGACCTTCGCAAACAAATTCAGCAAACTAGATTCTTAGGTTTTGTGAACCGTTCTGTGAGTTTCATCAGATCTCATGTGCCCTTCGTCTCTGATCCAAGATCTAAGGTTGTAGATGTTGATATGCTGCAATCTCAGACTTCTGAG GCTGGGAGCAAGTCTTCAGCAGATACCCATGCTGTGGTAAAGAAACGCCCTGGGCTGGTTTGCTGGTCATGTGTTGCTGCACAGAAACAGACTATTGAATCTTCTAAACAAACACAGGACTTGGAAAATCAAATTGACACTACTGTCAAAACTGTGAAAGTTACTGACGAAGCTGCTGCTGAGCTAGTCGCGATCAATCTTCATGAGCTAAACCTTCAAGAAtcagatgaggatgatgctggCAGGGAGGAAAAGGAATCAGCACTGAAAGAAACAGACGAAGAAGAGGCCATGGAGCTCCTAGAGACCTTGACCGATGAGAAGCAGGAGCTATCGCCGTCGACCTCTGCTCAAGAGCCACAGCAGCTATACCCACCAGGGAGAatattgcacatggttggattgcaagcagcagcagaagcaaccACAAGTGAGCAAGGAGCCCAGGAGGAGGTTCTAGCTCTGTACGAAACACCTCGACATTTGTACAGTAAGATTCGACTCGCAAGGTCCATGATAAGAGAACATTACATGCCCAAATACATCAAGACAATGGAGCAGTTGATCGAAAAGCTTCCAGAGGAGGACATTGACGACCAGTTGGACTCGTTGTAG